The sequence GGTGACCCCCGCCTACGCCTCCGCCGCCGCGCCGAGCGCCCCCGAGGCGGTCCGGGCCGTCGCCGCCCGCGGCCACCACCGGATCGCCGTGGCCTCGTACTTCGCCGCTCCCGGCCGATTCGCCGGCCAGACCGCCGCGGCGGCGCCCGGCCCCGCCGCCGCCCCGCTGGGCGACCACCCGGCCCTGGCCCGGCTGGTGCTGCACCGCTACGACGAGGCCCTCGCCCGGCCCGTCCACCTGGCACGGCCGGAACTCCTCTCCGCCTGATCCCGGTTTGTCAGTTGTTCCGGTTACCGTCTCTGCATGGAAGGCACCACGCACGCCCTCACCGACGACCACCGCGACCTCTACGACGCGGCCGACACCGAACGCTGGGCCGCCGAGCCCGACAAACGGCCCGGCCGGACCGCCTTCCAGCGCGACCGCGCCCGCGTGTTGCACTCGGCCGCGCTGCGCCGCCTCGCCGGGAAGACCCAGGTCGTCACCCCCGGCACCCGTTCCTACGACTGGGACGCGAGCCCCCGGACCCGCCTGACGCACTCCCTGGAGTGCGCCCAGGTCGGGCGGGAGCTCGGCGCCGCGCTCGGCTGCGACCCCGACCTCGTCGAAGCCGCCTGCCTCTCCCACGACATGGGCCACCCGCCCTTCGGCCACAACGGCGAGGAGGCGCTCAACGAGTTCGCCAAGGACTGCGGCGGCTTCGAGGGCAACGCCCAGTCGCTGCGCCTGCTGACCCGCCTGGAGCCCAAGCGGTTCGTGCCCGACCCGACGAGCGGCGAGCTCGTCAGCGTCGGCCTCAACCTCACCCGGGCCTGTCTGGACGCCGCCACCAAGTACCCGTGGGCCCGCGGGGACCACCCCACCGACCCCGACTCGGTCAAGTTCGGCGCGTACGAGGACGACCTGCCGGTCTTCGCGTGGCTGCGCCGCGGCGCGCCCGCGGACCGCAAGTGCTTCGAGGCCCAGGTCATGGACTGGGCGGACGACGTCGCGTACTCCGTCCACGACTTCGAGGACGGCCTGCACGCCGGCCACCTCGACCCCAACATGCTCTACGCCGAGCCCGACCGCGCGGCGATCTGGCAGGTGGCCATCGGCCGGTACGTCCCCGCCGACACCGCGCCCGAGGAGCTGCGGACCGCCCTCGACCGTCTGATGGAGCAGGAGTGGTGGCCGCACGGGTACGACGGTTCGGCTCTCGCCCAGTCCCGGCTGAAGGACGCCACGAGCCAGCTGATCGGCCGGTTCTGCCTGGCCGCCGAGGGCGCCACCCGCGAGGCGTACGGATCCGGCCGTCTCACCCGCTACGGCGCCGAACTGGTGATCCCGCGCGAGGCGCGCAACGAGTGCGCGGTGCTCAAGGCGGTCGCCGACCTGTACGTGATGCAGCGCGACGAGCAGGAACGGATCCGCGCCGACCAGCGCATCGTCCTGGCCGAACTCGCGGAGGCGCTGAGCGCCCGCGCTCCCGAGGGGCTGGACCCGCAGTTCCGAGCCATCTTCGACGCGGCCCCGGACGACAAGGCCAGGAAAAGGGCGGTCATCGACCAGATCGCGTGCCTCACCGACGCATCCGCCCGTTCCCTTCACGCACGCCTCACCCGGCGCGGCCGACGCGCCGAAAGGTGAGTTGATCGAGCCACTCCCCCTTCACGCGGCAGGCTCGGTGCGGGACGCTCGCATGTGGTCGCATGTGGCGGAGAGGTTATGAGGAGGCATCAGGTGGTCGACGCACACCGGACATTCGTCATCGTCGGCGCAGGGCTCGCCGGGGCAAAGGCGGCCGAAACGCTGAGGTCCGAGGGGTTCACGGGGCGGGTGATCCTGATCGGCGACGAGCGCGACCATCCCTACGAACGCCCCCCGCTGTCCAAGGGGTACCTGACCGGCAAGGACGAACGGGAGAGCGTCTTCGTCCACGAGCCGTCCTGGTACGCGGCCTCCGACATCGAGCTGCACCTCGGCCAGCCCGCGGTCCACCTCGACCGGGACGCCAAGAAGGTGGTCCTCGGCGACGGCACCGTCCTGTACTACGACAAGCTGCTGCTGGCCACCGGCGCCGAGCCGCGCCGCCTGGACATCCCCGGCACCGACCTGGCCGGGGTGCACCACCTGCGGCGCCTCGCCCACGCCGAACGGCTGAAGGGCGTACTGGCCGGGCT comes from Streptomyces virginiae and encodes:
- a CDS encoding deoxyguanosinetriphosphate triphosphohydrolase gives rise to the protein MEGTTHALTDDHRDLYDAADTERWAAEPDKRPGRTAFQRDRARVLHSAALRRLAGKTQVVTPGTRSYDWDASPRTRLTHSLECAQVGRELGAALGCDPDLVEAACLSHDMGHPPFGHNGEEALNEFAKDCGGFEGNAQSLRLLTRLEPKRFVPDPTSGELVSVGLNLTRACLDAATKYPWARGDHPTDPDSVKFGAYEDDLPVFAWLRRGAPADRKCFEAQVMDWADDVAYSVHDFEDGLHAGHLDPNMLYAEPDRAAIWQVAIGRYVPADTAPEELRTALDRLMEQEWWPHGYDGSALAQSRLKDATSQLIGRFCLAAEGATREAYGSGRLTRYGAELVIPREARNECAVLKAVADLYVMQRDEQERIRADQRIVLAELAEALSARAPEGLDPQFRAIFDAAPDDKARKRAVIDQIACLTDASARSLHARLTRRGRRAER